A single Saccopteryx bilineata isolate mSacBil1 chromosome 9, mSacBil1_pri_phased_curated, whole genome shotgun sequence DNA region contains:
- the ANKRD11 gene encoding ankyrin repeat domain-containing protein 11 isoform X1 gives MPKGGCSKTPQQEEFSLSNDMVEKQTGKKDKDKVSLTKTPKLDRSDGGKEVRERATKRKLPFTVGANGEQKDSDTEKQGPERKRIKKEPVTRKAGLLFGMGLSGIRAGYPLSERQQVALLMQMTAEESANSPVDTTPKHPSQSTVCQKGTPNSASKTKDKVNKRNERGETRLHRAAIRGDARRIKELISEGADVNVKDFAGWTALHEACNRGYYDVAKQLLAAGAEVNTKGLDDDTPLHDAANNGHYKVVKLLLRYGGNPQQSNRKGETPLKVANSPTMVNLLLGKGTYTSSEESSTESSEEEDAPSFAPSSSVDGNNTDSEFEKGLKHKAKNPEPQKTVTPVKDEYEFDEDDEQDRVPPVDDKHLLKKDYRKETKSNSFISIPKMEVKSYTKNNTIAPKKAAHRILSDTSDEEDISVTVGTGEKLRLSAHTVLPSNKTREPSNSKQQKEKNKVKKKRKKETKGKEVRFGKRSDKFCSSESDSESSESGEDDRDSVGSPGCLKESPLVLKDPSLFSSLSASSTSSHGSSTTQKHNPSHTDQHAKHWRTDNWKTISSPAWSEVSSLSDSTRTRLTSESDCSSEGSSVESLKPVRKRQDHRKRGSLQSALSEKKSSFHPSVDGAIPKLDKEGKVVKKHKTKHKHKNKEKGLCSVSQELKLKSFTYEYEDSKQRSDKAILLDNDISTENKLKVLKHDRDHFKKEDKLSKMKSEEKEWLFKDDIIKVSKDEKSLKRIKDMNKDISRSFREEKDRSNKAEKEKLVKEKSPKEEKLRLYKEERKKKSKDRPSKLEKKNDFKEDKISKEKEKTFREDKEKLKKEKIYREDCAFDDYCNKSQFLDNEDSKFSLSDDQQDRWFSDLSDSSFDFKGEDSWDSPVTDYRDIKNDSVARLILETVKEDNKEKKRENKNREKRDYSEKRDKDAFFRKKDRDYLDKNSEKRKDQIEKHKSIPSYLSEKEKKRRESADGGRDRKDRDLSDICRDRKDPLESGKERKDGRVKAEEAYREDLKEYSCESIFKDRSDCDFGKSLESWERHHPVREKEKKDGLEKEKKEKIKLEKYKDKSNDKDKNEKSILEKQKDKEFDKCFKEKKDSKEKHKDIHSKEKERKSSLDQIKEKKEKSFPGIISEDFSEKKDEKKGKEKSWYIADIFTDESEDEKDDYTASGFKIGETNEVQRADSLQEKDDGREPYPSDRHRKHCADRQHVEKQKEKELKEKKKEKGATEGGKDKKEKVFEKHKEKKDKESTEKYKDRKDRTSVDSTQEKKNKQKPSEKVEKKPSAEDKAKSRHRERPDKEHCRERKMSKSAEVEKSLLEKLEEETLHEYREDSNDKISEVSSDSFTDRGQEPGLSTLLEVSFTEPPEERVKENCPQEKLKEKERHRHSSSSSKKSHDRERVKKEKSEKKEKSDDYKDIGSRKDSSQYEKDFLDADAYGISYSTKTDIEDELDKAIELFSTEKKDKNDSEREPSKKIEKELKPYGSSAINILKERKRREKHREKWRDEKERHRDKHGDGLLRHHKDEHKPAAKDKDSPPSTFKDKSKDESLKLSETKLKEKFKENLEKEKGDSVKISNGNDKLPPSKDPGKKDVRPREKLLGDGDLMMTSFERMLSQKDLEIEERHKRHKERMKQMEKMRHRSGDPKLKERMKPGEDLRKKSLDVPPKKPLGLDTALKDKKLKELAPAPAVPENKPHSGPAVDARDWLAGPHMKEVLPASPRPDQNRPTGVPTPASLVSGPSYEEAMHTPRTPSCSADDYPDLIFDCTDPPPVSSTATSACSPSFFDRFSVAASGISETSSQTPTRPLCTNLYRSVSVDIRRTPEEEFSIGDKLFRQQSVPTASSYDSPGQHLEDKVPVPSGPSEKFACLSPGYYSPDYGIPSPKVDTLHCPPTAVVTTTPSPEGAFSGLQAKSPTSHRDELLAPSMEGALPPDLGIPLDATEDQQATAAIIPPEPSYLEPLDEGPFSTVITEDPVEWAHPASSEQGLSSSLMGSTPENPVTWSMGSDLMLKSPQRFPESPKHFCPTESLHPAAPGPFGTTDPPYPVSPVPYPLSVPEPGLEEVKDASTEVIPATISTAEEPASFTPSSRLESFFSNCKSLPEAPPDVPPEPACMTTVAQVEALGPLENTFLENGHSLSALSQVEPVPWPDAFPNSEDDLDLGPFSLPELPLQTKDVSDIETEPVEESSLVSPESTPAGVPVVLNGGDVAASAAEEQLVLSTDQAATRLHAEPEPSPSEGPKPDMILEATVEEEAMSEGRAPEASDSSLGPTPAPPEQHPPGSSGDEEAEGPGSLAVSHSTPEPLGDSPAQAQVVNGAGPHDSAGLESLPGSIQPETTEPEPRPTAEAPKAPKVEEIPQRMTRNRAQMLANQNKQSSPPSEKEPVPAPTPRTKGRGSEEEDPQAQHPRKRRFQRSSQQLQQQMNTSTQQTREVIQQTLAAIVDAIKLDDIEPYHSDRSNPYFEYLQIRKKIEEKRKILCYITPQAPQCYAEYVTYTGSYLLDGKPLSKLHIPVIAPPPSLAEPLKELFKQQEAVRGKLRLQHSIEREKLIVSCEQEILRVHCRAARTIANQAVPFSACTMLLDSEVYNMPLESQGDENKSVRDRFNARQFISWLQDVDDKYDRMKTCLLMRQQHEAAALNAVQRMEWQLKVQELDPAGHKSLCVNEVPSFYVPMVDVNDDFVLLPA, from the exons AGAAGCAGGGTCCTGAACGGAAGAGGATCAAGAAGGAGCCTGTTACCCGGAAGGCCGGGCTGCTGTTTGGCATGGGGCTGTCTGGGATCCGTGCCGGCTACCCCCTCTCTGAACGCCAGCAGGTGGCTCTCCTCATGCAGATGACAGCTGAAGAGTCTGCAAACAGCCCAG tagatacaacaccaaagcaTCCCTCCCAGTCGACAGTGTGTCAGAAGGGGACTCCTAATTCTGCCTCAAAAACCAAAGATAAAGTGAACAAGAGAAATGAGCGTGGAGAGACCCGCCTGCATCGAGCTGCCATCCGGGGAGACGCTCGGCGCATCAAGGAACTCATCAGTGAGGGTGCGGATGTCAACGTCAAAGACTTTGCAG GCTGGACAGCGCTGCATGAGGCATGTAACCGGGGCTACTATGACGTTGCCAAGCAGTTGCTGGCTGCGGGTGCAGAGGTGAACACCAAGGGCCTGGATGATGATACGCCCCTGCATGATGCTGCCAACAATGGGCACTACAAG GTGGTGAAACTGCTGCTGCGATATGGAGGGAATCCTCAGCAGAGTAACCGAAAGGGCGAGACGCCACTGAAGGTGGCCAACTCTCCGACCATGGTGAACCTCCTGTTGGGCAAGGGCACCTACACGTCCAGTGAGGAGAGCTCGACTG AGAGCTCAGAAGAGGAAGATGCCCCATCATTCGCACCTTCAAGTTCAGTTGATGGAAATAATACGGACTCTGAGTTTGAAAAAGGCCTAAAGCACAAGGCTAAGAATCCAGAGCCTCAGAAAACTGTGACCCCTGTCAAGGATGAGTATGAATTTGACGAGGATGACGAGCAGGACAGAGTCCCTCCAGTGGATGACAAACACTTACTGAAAAAGGATTACAGAAAAGAGACTAAatcaaatagttttatttctatacCCAAAATGGAAGTGAAAAGTTACACTAAAAATAACACGATTGCACCAAAGAAAGCAGCTCATCGCATCTTGTCAGACACCTCAGATGAGGAGGACATCAGTGTCACTGTGGGGACAGGAGAGAAGTTGAGACTCTCTGCACACACAGTATTGCCCAGTAATAAAACACGGGAACCTTCTAATTCCAAgcagcagaaggaaaaaaataaagtgaaaaagaagcgaaagaaagaaacaaaaggcaaagAAGTGCGGTTTGGGAAAAGGAGTGACAAGTTCTGTTCCTCTGAGTCAGACAGTGAGTCGTCGGAGAGTGGCGAGGATGACAGGGACTCAGTAGGAAGCCCTGGCTGCCTCAAGGAGTCCCCTCTGGTGCTGAAGGACCCTTCCCTGTTCAGTTCCTTGTCTGCTTCTTCCACCTCGTCTCATGGGAGCTCCACCACCCAGAAACATAACCCCAGCCACACAGACCAGCATGCCAAACACTGGCGGACAGATAATTGGAAAACCATTTCTTCTCCTGCCTGGTCAGAGGTCAGCTCCTTATCAGACTCCACGAGAACGCGACTGACCAGCGAGTCGGACTGTTCCTCTGAGGGCTCCAGTGTGGAGTCTCTGAAGCCGGTGAGGAAAAGGCAGGACCATAGGAAGCGGGGCAGCCTGCAGAGTGCTCTGTCAGAGAAGAAGAGCTCCTTCCACCCCAGTGTGGATGGCGCCATTCCTAAGCTAGACAAAGAGGGGAAAGTGGTCAAGAAACACAAAAcgaaacacaaacacaaaaacaaggaGAAAGGACTTTGTTCAGTCAGTCAGGAGCTCAAATTGAAAAGTTTCACTTATGAATATGAGGACTCAAAGCAAAGGTCAGACAAAGCTATACTTTTAGACAATGATATTTCCACTGAAAACAAGTTGAAAGTATTAAAACACGATAGAGACCACTTTAAGAAAGAAGATAAGCTTAGCAAAATGaagtcagaagaaaaagaatggctCTTTAAAGATGACATAATAAAGGTCTCTAAAGATGAAAAGTCACTCAAGAGAATCAAAGACATGAACAAAGATATCAGCAGATCTTTCCGAGAAGAAAAAGATCGTTCAAATAAAGCAGAAAAGGAGAAATTAGTAAAGGAAAAGTCTCCAAAAGAGGAAAAACTGAGACTatacaaagaggaaagaaagaaaaagtccaaGGACAGGCCCtcaaaattagagaaaaagaatgattttaaagaggacaaaatttcaaaagagaaggaaaagactttcagagaagataaagaaaaactcaaaaaagaaaaaatttacaggGAAGATTGTGCTTTTGATGACTATTGTAACAAAAGTCAGTTTCTGGACAATGAAGATAGCAAATTTAGCCTTTCTGATGATCAGCAAGATCGGTGGTTTTCTGATTTGTCTGATTCATCCTTTGATTTCAAAGGGGAAGATAGTTGGGATTCTCCAGTGACAGACTATAGGGACATTAAAAATGACTCTGTGGCCAGACTGATCTTGGAAACAGTGAAAGAAGACAATAAAGAGAAGAAGCGGGAAAACAAAAACCGGGAGAAGCGAGACTACAGTGAAAAACGTGACAAAGATGCTTTCtttagaaagaaagacagagactaTTTGGATAAAAACTCTGAGAAGAGAAAAGACCAAATTGAAAAGCATAAAAGTATTCCCAGCTATCtttcagaaaaggagaaaaagaggagagagtctgCTGACGGCGGGCGAGACAGGAAGGACAGGGATCTGAGCGACATCTGCAGGGACAGGAAGGACCCTCTCGAGAGTGGCAAGGAGCGGAAAGATGGCAGAGTGAAGGCCGAAGAGGCATATAGGGAGGACCTGAAGGAGTATAGCTGTGAAAGCATCTTCAAAGACAGGTCTGACTGTGACTTTGGGAAGAGTCTGGAGTCTTGGGAAAGGCATCAtccagtgagagagaaggaaaagaaagacggccttgagaaggagaagaaggaaaaaatcaaattagaaaaatacaaagataagtccaatgacaaagataaaaatgaaaaatctatccttgaaaaacagaaagacaaagaatttgataaatgttttaaagagaaaaaagactctaAAGAAAAGCATAAAGATATACAtagcaaagaaaaggaaagaaaatcatctCTTgaccaaattaaagaaaaaaaggagaagagttTCCCTGGAATTATCTCAGAAgacttctctgaaaaaaaagatgaaaaaaagggTAAAGAGAAAAGCTGGTATATTGCAGATATATTCACAGATGAAAGTGAAGATGAAAAGGATGATTATACAGCAAGTGGATTCAAAATTGGAGAGACCAATGAAGTACAGAGGGCAGACAGCCTGCAGGAAAAAGACGATGGGAGGGAGCCGTACCCCTCAGACAGACACCGGAAGCACTGTGCTGACAGACAGcatgtggagaagcagaaagagaaagaactcaaagaaaagaaaaaggaaaaaggagccACAGAAGGGgggaaagacaagaaagaaaaagtctttgaaaagcacaaagaaaagaaagataaagaatctacagaaaaatacaaggacAGGAAAGACCGAACTTCAGTTGATTCtactcaggaaaagaaaaacaaacagaaaccctCTGAGAAGGTAGAGAAGAAGCCTTCTGCTGAAGACAAGGCCAAGAGCAGGCACAGGGAGAGGCCAGATAAGGAGCACTGCAGAGAGAGGAAGATGTCAAAAAGTGCTGAGGTGGAGAAGAGCCTACTGGAAAAGTTAGAAGAAGAAACTCTGCATGAGTACAGGGAAGACTCCAATGACAAGATCAGTGAGGTGTCCTCTGACAGTTTCACTGACCGAGGGCAGGAACCAGGCCTGAGTACTCTCCTGGAGGTATCTTTCACAGAGCCTCCAGaagagagagtaaaggagaaCTGTCCACAGGAGaaactgaaggagaaagaaaggcacaGGCACTCTTCATCCTCATCCAAGAAAAGTCACGACCGAGAGAGAGTCAAGAAAGAGAagtctgagaaaaaagaaaagagtgatgACTATAAGGACATCGGCAGCAGGAAGGACTCCAGCCAATATGAAAAGGACTTCTTGGATGCTGATGCTTATGGTATTTCTTATAGTACAAAAACTGACATAGAAGATGAATTAGATAAAgccattgaattgttttctacagaaaagaaagataaaaatgattcTGAAAGAGAACCTtccaagaaaatagaaaaggaactaaagcctTATGGATCTAGTGCCATCAACatcctaaaagagaggaagagacgaGAGAAACACcgagagaaatggagagatgagaaggagaGACACAGGGATAAGCACGGAGATGGGCTCCTGAGACATCACAAGGATGAGCACAAGCCTGCAGCCAAAGACAAGGACAGTCCTCCAAGTACCTTTAAAGATAAGTCCAAGGACGAAAGCCTGAAACTCAGTGAGactaaattgaaggagaaattcaaggaaaatctagagaaagaaaaaggtgacTCTGTAAAGATCAGCAATGGAAATGATAAGTTGCCTCCATCCAAAGACCCAGGCAAGAAGGATGTTAGGCCCAGAGAAAAGCTTCTGGGAGATGGCGATCTGATGATGACCAGCTTTGAGAGAATGCTCTCACAGAAAGACCTGGAGATTGAAGAACGCCACAAACGGCacaaagaaagaatgaaacagaTGGAGAAGATGAGGCACAGGTCTGGAGATCCTAAGCTCAAGGAGAGGATGAAGCCAGGTGAGGACCTGCGGAAGAAGAGTCTGGATGTCCCTCCAAAGAAGCCGCTGGGGCTGGACACTGCCCTTAaagacaaaaaactcaaggagttGGCTCCTGCTCCAGCAGTCCCCGAGAATAAGCCCCACTCGGGACCAGCTGTGGATGCCAGAGATTGGTTGGCAGGACCTCATATGAAAGAGGTCTTGCCCGCTTCCCCCAGGCCTGACCAGAACCGGCCCACTGGGGTGCCCACACCTGCATCCTTGGTGTCCGGCCCTAGCTATGAGGAGGCAATGCACACGCCCAGGACCCCATCCTGCAGCGCTGACGACTATCCCGACCTCATATTTGACTGCACAGATCCCCCACCTGTCTCCAGCACGGCCACCAGCGCctgctccccctctttctttGATAGATTCTCTGTGGCAGCAAGCGGGATTTCCGAAACCTCAAGCCAGACGCCTACAAGGCCTCTGTGCACAAACCTTTATCGTTCAGTCTCTGTTGATATCAGGAGGACTCCTGAAGAAGAATTCAGCATTGGGGACAAGCTGTTTAGACAGCAGAGTGTCCCTACTGCATCCAGTTATGACTCACCAGGGCAGCACTTGGAAGACAAGGTCCCTGTGCCCTCAGGTCCCTCGGAGAAGTTTGCTTGCTTGTCTCCAGGGTACTACTCTCCAGACTATGGCATCCCCTCCCCCAAGGTAGACACTCTGCACTGCCCGCCCACGGCTGTGgtcaccaccaccccctccccagaGGGTGCTTTCTCTGGTTTACAGGCAAAATCCCCCACTTCACACAGAGATGAGCTGTTGGCCCCATCCATGGAGGGGGCCCTTCCCCCTGACTTGGGTATTCCCCTGGATGCTACGGAGGACCAGCAGGCCACCGCTGCCATCATCCCCCCAGAGCCCAGTTATCTGGAGCCCCTGGACGAGGGCCCCTTCAGCACAGTgatcacagaggacccagttgagtgggctcatcctgcttcCTCAGAGCAGGGCCTCTCTTCCAGTCTAATGGGGAGCACCCCCGAAAACCCTGTCACCTGGTCCATGGGGTCAGACCTTATGCTTAAGTCTCCACAGCGATTCCCTGAGTCTCCAAAACATTTCTGCCCTACTGAGTCCCTCCACCCCGCTGCCCCTGGGCCCTTTGGCACCACAGATCCGCCTTATCCGGTCTCCCCTGTCCCATACCCTCTATCGGTCCCTGAGCCAGGACTTGAGGAAGTCAAAGATGCTTCAACAGAAGTAATCCCAGCCACCATCTCCACTGCAGAAGAACCAGCTTCTTTCACCCCTTCCTCCAGGCTGGAGTCCTTTTTCAGTAACTGCAAATCACTTCCTGAAGCACCCCCTGATGTGCCTCCAGAGCCTGCGTGTATGACTACTGTGGCTCAGGTggaggctctggggcctctggaaAATACCTTCCTGGAAAATGGCCACAGTCTCTCTGCCCTGAGCCAGGTGGAACCAGTGCCCTGGCCCGATGCCTTCCCCAACTCTGAGGACGACCTGGACCTAGGGCCCTTCTCACTGCCAGAGCTTCCTCTGCAAACTAAAGATGTTTCTGATATCGAAACAGAACCTGTAGAAGAGAGTTCTCTTGTTTCCCCAGAAAGTACCCCTGCAGGGGTCCCTGTTGTCCTGAATGGTGGAGATGTGGCTGCATCAGCTGCTGAGGAACAGCTTGTGCTGTCTACTGACCAGGCAGCTACCCGTCTCCATGCTGAGCCTGAGCCCTCACCTTCAGAAGGGCCAAAGCCAGACATGATTCTGGAAGCCACGGTGGAAGAAGAGGCTATGTCAGAGGGGAGGGCCCCTGAGGCCTCTGACTCCAGCCTGGGACCCACACCAGCCCCGCCAGAGCAGCATCCACCAGGTAGTAGTGGAGATGAGGAGGCAGAAGGCCCAGGTTCTTTGGCAGTATCCCACAGCACACCTGAGCCCCTGGGGGACAGCCCTGCACAGGCACAGGTGGTAAACGGGGCTGGCCCCCATGACAGTGCTGGGCTTGAGAGTCTTCCAGGAAGTATCCAGCCTGAAACTACAGAACCAGAACCCAgacccacagccgaagctccaaaAGCCCCCAAAGTGGAGGAGATCCCCCAACGTATGACCAGAAACCGGGCTCAGATGCTGGCCAACCAGAACAAGCAGAGCTCACCTCCTTCTGAGAAGGAAcctgtccctgcccccacccctagAACGAAGGGTCGAGGCTCAGAGGAGGAGGATCCCCAGGCCCAGCACCCACGCAAACGCCGCTTTCAGCGCTCcagccagcagctgcagcagcagaTGAACACGTCCACGCAGCAGACACGGGAGGTGATCCAGCAGACTCTCGCAGCCATTGTCGATGCCATAAAGCTGGACGATATTGAGCCCTACCACAGTGACAGATCCAACCCATACTTTGAATACTTGCAGATCAGGAAGAAGattgaggagaagaggaagatcCTCTGCTACATCACCCCGCAGGCGCCCCAGTGCTATGCTGAGTATGTCACCTACACAGGCTCCTACCTCCTAGACGGCAAACCGCTCAGCAAGCTGCACATCCCTGTG